A stretch of DNA from Acidiferrobacteraceae bacterium:
CACCGAGCCCGTGATCCGGGTTATGGTGGAGGGCGACGACGCCGCCAAGGTGGCGCAACTCAGTCAGCAGCTGGCCGACACGGTCCGCGCCGCCGCCGACGCAGCAGCCTAGCCGTCGGCCGGACCGATATCGCCCGGTTCCGCCGCTGTGGGCTTCGCTGGAGTTACCGGATCCCGCCGCTTCATTGCGAAATCCCCCGCCAGTGGGTAACATGCCGCCCGCTTTTGACAGAAGAATCCCGAGGAGCAAGTCATGCGTCGGCCACTGGTAGCCGGAAACTGGAAAATGAACGGCGACAAGGCCGGATCCACCGCCCTGTTGGAAGGAATCCTTGCCGGTATGGGTGAGGTGAAGAATGCGGAAGTGGCGGTGTGCCCGCCATTTATTCTGCTGCCGCTGGCCGCGGAGAAGCTCTCCGGGAGCGCCGTCGCTGTCGGCGGCCAGAATCTGAGCGTGCACGATTCGGGTGCCTACACGGGCGAGATCTCCGGGCCGATGTTGATCGATGCCGGTTGTCATTACGTCATCGTGGGACACTCCGAGCGGCGTTCATATTATGGTGAGAACGACGCCCTGGTCGCGGAGAAGTTTTCCGCCGCGCGCCGTCATGGCCTTGTCCCCATCCTCTGTGTCGGGGAGACCCTGGAGGAACGCGAAGCAGGAGACACCGAGGAAGTGGTGGCACGGCAGCTGGACGTGGTGATCGGTATCGACGGGATTGCCGCATTTTCCGATGCCGTGATTGCATACGAGCCGGTCTGGGCCATCGGGACCGGAAAGACGGCCACGCCGGACCAGGCGCAGGATGTCCATCGTTTCATCCGCGAACGCCTGGCCAGTCACGATGCGACGGTGGCGGAGCAGTGCCGGATTCTGTACGGCGGAAGCATGAAGCCCGACAATGCCGTCGAACTCATCGCACAGCCCGATATCGACGGCGGCTTGATCGGTGGTGCATCACTCAAGGCAGCAGACTTTCTCGCGATCTGCACTGCCGCCAACTGAGTTTCGGAACCGGAACCATGAGAGACATACTTGTTGCCGTACTGATTATCGATTCTCTGGCCCTGATTGGCATGGTGCTGTTGCAACATGGCAAAGGGGCCGATGCCGGCGCGACCTTTGGTGGCGGTGGCGGTGGTTCCGATACCCTGTTCGGTGCACGCGGATCGGCAACCTTCTTGTCACGTCTGACGGCGGCCCTGGCGATCATATTCTTCGCCACCACCATGGCGCTGGCGTTCTATTCAGCGCAACGCACGAGCCCCAAAGGTCTCACCGGTTCCGTTACCTCTGCGCCTGCGTTGGAAAAGGCAAAAAAGGAACCGGTCAAGAAGACGGAAGAGAAACCGGCAGCAACGCCGGCCAAGAAGAAGGAACCCTCGGTACCTGAAGTACCCAAGTAAGCGACCGCCCGGGTCGGTTATTGCATATCGCCGAAGTGGTGGAACTGGTAGACACGCTGTCTTGAGGGGGCAGTGGCGCGAGCCGTGCGGGTTCGAATCCCGCCTTCGGCACCATATTCAACAAAATAAAAAGCCTGATATGCGCGGTACTACTCCAGGTACTGCGAATTATTCTTGCCCATTCCGGTCAAACATAGTGATGCACAATAGGCAGAATTTATGCCTGCAAAAAGACGAGTACACACTCGGTTTTTTATGGAGGCACAAATATACGTCGTCTTGACTTTTCGCTTGGCGAGCGCCTAGACTGCCCGACCCTATAAATACAAGTTATGGCGGGCGGCAACAGAAAACAACAAAGCCCGGCGCCACGCCACAGTATTGGAGCACAGACGGAGATGCTTGAAGGCTACGTGCCAGTTCTGATTTTCGTTGTCATCAGCCTGCTGCTCGGTCTGGTTCTGCTGAGTCTTGGTCGTCTGTTTGGCGGCAACAATCCCAACGAAGACAAGCTGTCGCCCTACGAATGCGGGTTTGAGGCATTTGAGGACGCACGCATGAAATTTGACGTGCGCTACTACCTCGTCGCCATCCTGTTCATCATCTTCGATCTGGAGATCGCTTTTCTGTTTCCCTGGGCGGTGGCCTTGCGCGAGATCGGTCTCGTGGGGTTCGTCGCCATGATGATCTTCCTGGGTGTGCTCGTGGTGGGCTTCATTTATGAATGGAAGAAGGGGGCGCTGGAATGGGACTAGATCAGGCCTCCCAGCGCGGGTGGATGACCACCACGCTGGACAGTGTCATCAACTGGACCCGGACCGGGTCGCTCTGGCCCATGACCTTCGGGCTGGCCTGCTGCGCCGTGGAAATGATGCAGGCCGGGGCCTCGCGCTACGACATGGACCGTTTCGGCGTCATGTTTCGCCCGAGTCCACGGCAGTCTGACGTGATGATTGTTGCCGGTACCCTGGTCAACAAGATGGCGCCGGCGCTACGCAAGGTTTACGACCAGATGGCCGAGCCCCGGTGGGTAATCTCCATGGGGTCCTGTGCCAATGGCGGCGGGTACTATCACTACTCCTATTCCGTGGTCCGCGGATGTGATCGCATCGTCCCGGTCGACGTGTATGTTCCCGGTTGCCCACCCACGGCGGAGGCCCTCCTGTACGGGGTGCTTCAGCTCAAGAACAAGATTCGCCGTACCAATACGATCGCCAGGTGAGCCGACCATGAGTATTACGGAGACCCTGCGCAGCGTGGGCGCGCGTGTGCATGAAAACTTTGGCGAAGACGTTCGCGCGATCGAGGACGACCTCGGTCAGCTCACCCTTGAAGTAGAGCGCCCGCGCTACCGCGAACTGTGCGGTTTTCTTCGCGATGATCCCCAGTGTGGCTTTGCCCAGTTGATGGACCTTTGCGGCATCGATTTCCTTGGCTACCGCGCCGAGGCCGCTGGCGAAAAGCGTTCCGGACCGCGCTTCGCGGTAGTGCTGCACCTGCTGTCCATCACCCGGAACCACCGCGTTCGCGTACGTACTTTTCTCGACGAAGAGACAGTCATGACGGACTCCGTGACCGACGTATGGAATTCCGCGAGCTGGTACGAGCGTGAGGCCTTCGATCTCTACGGCATCATATTTGACGGGCATCCCGATCTGAGGCGCATTCTCACCGATTATGGTTTTGTCGGTCACCCGTTCCGCAAGGATTTTCCGCTCAGCGGCAATGTGGAAATGCGCTACGACCAGCGTCAACGTCGTGTGATCTACCAACCGGTCACCATAGAGCCGCGGCAACTTGTACCGCGGGTCATACGCGAGGAGGGCTACGGTGGCCGAGATTCGTAACTACACGATGAACTTTGGTCCCCAGCATCCCGCGGCCCACGGCGTGTTGCGACTGGTGCTGGAACTTGACGGTGAAGTAATCGATCGTGCGGATCCGCACATTGGTCTGCTGCATCGCGCCACGGAAAAGCTCGCAGAGAACAAGCCGTTCAACCAGAGTATCGGTTACATGGACCGGCTCGATTACGTGTCCATGATGTGCAACGAGCATGCGTATGTAATGGCAGTCGAGAAGCTGCTGGGCATCGAAGTGCCGGTGCGCGCGCAATACATCCGCGTCATGTTCGACGAGATCACCCGCATCCTGAACCACCTCATGTGGCTGGGTACCCACGGGCTGGATATCGGCGCCATGACGATGTTCCTGTACTGCTTCCGCGAGCGCGAGGACCTGATGGATACCTACGAGGTGGTATCGGGCTCGCGCATGCATGCGACCTACTACCGCGTGGGCGGGGTCTACCGGGACCTGCCGGATACCATGCCGCAGTACGAAGCGTCGAAGTGGCACAGCCGCAAGGACGTGGAGCGGATGAACCACAATCGCCAGGGCTCCCTGCTGGACTTCATCTGGGATTTCACCGAGCGTTTCCCCAAACACGTCGACGAGTATGAAACCCTGCTGACGGACAACCGCATCTGGAAGCAGCGCACAGTGGGGATCGGCGTGGTTTCGCCGGAACGGGCACTCCAGCTGGGGTTCAGCGGCGCCATGTTGCGCGGTTCCGGCATTGAGTGGGATCTGCGCAAGAAGCAACCCTATGCCGCCTATGACCGCATGGACTTCGACATCCCGGTTGGCGTCAATGGCGACTGCTACGATCGCTACCTGGTGCGTGTGGAGGAGATGCGTCAATCCAACCGCATCATTCGCCAGTGCGTGGACTGGCTGCGCAAGAATCCCGGCCCCGTGATCGTCGACGATCACAAGATCGTACCCCCGGATCGCGAGACCATGAAATACGACATGGAATCCCTGATCCACCACTTCAAGCTCTATTCCGAGGGCTACTGTGTACCGGAAGGCGAGGTGTACGCGGCGGTGGAGCATCCCAAGGGGGAATTCGGTATTTATCTCGTCAGCGACGGCGCCAACAAGCCGTTCCGTCTCAAGATCCGCGCGCCCGGTTTCGCTCATCTGTCCGCCCTGGACGAAATGTCACGGGGGCACATGATTCCCGACGTTGTGGCCATTATCGGCACCTCGGACATCGTATTCGGGGAGATCGATCGCTGATGACTGCCCCCGCAGACAAGACGACGATCGATTTGCTGTCCATCAACGCGAAACAGGAAATCGACAGGTGGATCGCCAAGTATCCCGCGGACGAGAAGCAGGCCGCGGTGATGGCGGCCCTGCGCATTGCCCAGGACATGCATGGCGGTTGGCTGACGAATGAATTGATCGAGGCGGTGGCCAACTACCTGGAAATGCCGACCATAGCGGTGGCGGAGGTTGCCACATTTTATTCGATGTACGAGCTCAAGCCCGTCGGTCGCCACAAGATCTGCGTATGCACCAACATTTCGTGCATGTTGTGCGGTTCCGATGGCATCGTCGATCACCTGAAGCAGAAACTCGGCATCGGGTTTGGCGAAACCACCTCCGACGGCCGCTTCACCCTGAAGGAAGTGGAGTGCCTGGGCGCCTGTGTCGGTGCACCCATGATGCAGATCGGCAATACCTACTATGAGAACCTGACGCCGGAATCGGTGGACAAGATTTTGTCGGAGCTCGACTAGCCATGGCCAACGAGATCTGTTTCCGCAACCTGGACCAGGAGCAGCCGTGGACGCTGGCGAGCTACGAGGCGTCCGGTGGATACAAGGTATGGCGCAAGATCCTGGCGGAGAAGACACCGCCGGAAGAAGTGATCGAGGAGCTCAAGACCTCGGCCCTGCGTGGTCGTGGCGGTGCCGGTTTTCCGACCGGCCTGAAGTGGAGTTTCATGCCGCGCAGTGCACCCGGGCAGAAATACATCGTCTGTAACTCGGACGAGGGCGAGCCGGGGACCTGCAAGGACCGCGATGTTCTGCGCTACAACCCCCACGCCCTGATCGAAGGCATGGCCATCGCCGGGTACTGTATCGGCGCGACCGTGGGCTACAACTACATTCGCGGTGAATTCTGGGAGCCCTACGAGCGTTTCGAGGGCGCGCTGGAAGAGGCCTATGCCGCCGGGCTGATCGGCAGGAACGTTCAGGGTACCGGGGTCGACTTCGATCTCTACTCCCATCTTGGTGCCGGCGCCTACATCTGCGGTGAGGAAACCGCATTGCTGGAGTCCATCGAAGGCAAGAAGGGGCAGCCGCGATTCAAGCCGCCGTTCCCGGCCAACGTCGGCCTGTTCGGTCGACCCACTACCATCAACAATACCGAGACCCTGGCCTCGGTACCGATCATTCTCGCCGAAGGCGGAAAGTGGTTCCTCGATCTTGGCAAGCCCAACAATGGCGGTTCCAAGCTGTTCTCCGTTTCCGGGCACGTCAACAGGC
This window harbors:
- the tpiA gene encoding triose-phosphate isomerase translates to MRRPLVAGNWKMNGDKAGSTALLEGILAGMGEVKNAEVAVCPPFILLPLAAEKLSGSAVAVGGQNLSVHDSGAYTGEISGPMLIDAGCHYVIVGHSERRSYYGENDALVAEKFSAARRHGLVPILCVGETLEEREAGDTEEVVARQLDVVIGIDGIAAFSDAVIAYEPVWAIGTGKTATPDQAQDVHRFIRERLASHDATVAEQCRILYGGSMKPDNAVELIAQPDIDGGLIGGASLKAADFLAICTAAN
- the secG gene encoding preprotein translocase subunit SecG, with amino-acid sequence MRDILVAVLIIDSLALIGMVLLQHGKGADAGATFGGGGGGSDTLFGARGSATFLSRLTAALAIIFFATTMALAFYSAQRTSPKGLTGSVTSAPALEKAKKEPVKKTEEKPAATPAKKKEPSVPEVPK
- a CDS encoding NADH-quinone oxidoreductase subunit A translates to MLEGYVPVLIFVVISLLLGLVLLSLGRLFGGNNPNEDKLSPYECGFEAFEDARMKFDVRYYLVAILFIIFDLEIAFLFPWAVALREIGLVGFVAMMIFLGVLVVGFIYEWKKGALEWD
- a CDS encoding NADH-quinone oxidoreductase subunit B; amino-acid sequence: MGLDQASQRGWMTTTLDSVINWTRTGSLWPMTFGLACCAVEMMQAGASRYDMDRFGVMFRPSPRQSDVMIVAGTLVNKMAPALRKVYDQMAEPRWVISMGSCANGGGYYHYSYSVVRGCDRIVPVDVYVPGCPPTAEALLYGVLQLKNKIRRTNTIAR
- a CDS encoding NADH-quinone oxidoreductase subunit C, which encodes MSITETLRSVGARVHENFGEDVRAIEDDLGQLTLEVERPRYRELCGFLRDDPQCGFAQLMDLCGIDFLGYRAEAAGEKRSGPRFAVVLHLLSITRNHRVRVRTFLDEETVMTDSVTDVWNSASWYEREAFDLYGIIFDGHPDLRRILTDYGFVGHPFRKDFPLSGNVEMRYDQRQRRVIYQPVTIEPRQLVPRVIREEGYGGRDS
- a CDS encoding NADH-quinone oxidoreductase subunit D, with amino-acid sequence MAEIRNYTMNFGPQHPAAHGVLRLVLELDGEVIDRADPHIGLLHRATEKLAENKPFNQSIGYMDRLDYVSMMCNEHAYVMAVEKLLGIEVPVRAQYIRVMFDEITRILNHLMWLGTHGLDIGAMTMFLYCFREREDLMDTYEVVSGSRMHATYYRVGGVYRDLPDTMPQYEASKWHSRKDVERMNHNRQGSLLDFIWDFTERFPKHVDEYETLLTDNRIWKQRTVGIGVVSPERALQLGFSGAMLRGSGIEWDLRKKQPYAAYDRMDFDIPVGVNGDCYDRYLVRVEEMRQSNRIIRQCVDWLRKNPGPVIVDDHKIVPPDRETMKYDMESLIHHFKLYSEGYCVPEGEVYAAVEHPKGEFGIYLVSDGANKPFRLKIRAPGFAHLSALDEMSRGHMIPDVVAIIGTSDIVFGEIDR
- the nuoE gene encoding NADH-quinone oxidoreductase subunit NuoE, which codes for MTAPADKTTIDLLSINAKQEIDRWIAKYPADEKQAAVMAALRIAQDMHGGWLTNELIEAVANYLEMPTIAVAEVATFYSMYELKPVGRHKICVCTNISCMLCGSDGIVDHLKQKLGIGFGETTSDGRFTLKEVECLGACVGAPMMQIGNTYYENLTPESVDKILSELD
- the nuoF gene encoding NADH-quinone oxidoreductase subunit NuoF, with protein sequence MANEICFRNLDQEQPWTLASYEASGGYKVWRKILAEKTPPEEVIEELKTSALRGRGGAGFPTGLKWSFMPRSAPGQKYIVCNSDEGEPGTCKDRDVLRYNPHALIEGMAIAGYCIGATVGYNYIRGEFWEPYERFEGALEEAYAAGLIGRNVQGTGVDFDLYSHLGAGAYICGEETALLESIEGKKGQPRFKPPFPANVGLFGRPTTINNTETLASVPIILAEGGKWFLDLGKPNNGGSKLFSVSGHVNRPGNYEIPMGTSFAELLQMAGGVRNGHRLKAVIPGGSSAPPLPASMMMDLTMDYDAIAKAGSMLGSGAVIVMDETTCMVRALARIAHFYYEESCGQCTPCREGTGWMARVIHRIEHGEGRQEDLDLLDDVAGKIMGRTICALGDAAAMPVQGFIKHFRDEFQYHIDHRRCMVSA